GGAGCGATCCAATGTGGATGCCTCCCGTACCATGACCGACATGATGTCGGCGTACCGGGCATTTGAAGCCAATCAGAAGGTGCTTCAGGCATATGACCGGAGCATGGAAAAGGCAGCCAACGAAATCGGCAGGGTCAACGGATAGCAAGTATTGTAAATGAATTTCGTCACTGAATACCTTATAATAGGGGAGAACGTGTCATGAATCGGACGATGATTACAGCAACCAACACATTGGGCCAATTGCAGAAACAAATGGATATGATTGGTCATAATCTTTCGAACGCAGATACAAACGGATACAAGCGCCGGGATGCAACATTTTCCGAAATGCTTGTGCAGCAGGTGAAAAATCAAAGCGTAGACAAATTCGAAACAGGCAGGCTCACCCCTCTGGGAGTCCGGGAAGGGAACGGTGCCAAGCTTTCACAGGCCCAGCTGATCTTGAATCAAGGGTCGCTGAAAGCTACAGGCCGTTCGTTGGACTTTGCTTTGACCAACGATCGTCAGTTCTTCAAGGTGCTGTCTCAAGATGAGGACTCGAGTGCCGTGCGCTATACGAGGGACGGAGCATTCTCAGCGAGTCCTGTCGGGAACGGGGAAATGATGCTCGTGAACGGAAGCGGGCTGCCGGTTCTGGATGAGAATGATAACTATATTACGTTTTCTGAGGACGCCACTTCCTTTCAGCTTGGAGATAACGGGGTTCTGACTGTTACGGATTCCGGCGGCGGGGAAGAACGCTTTAACCTAGGCGTTGTGACCGTTGAGAAATCTCAATTTCTTCAGCAGTATGGCGGGAATCTTTTAGGATTTGCAGACAACCTTGATCAACTGGGCGTCACGGAAGATGAAGTCGTGACCAACGTGACGGGTGGAGCACGAACGGATATTTCCATGGTTCAGAGTTCATTAGAAGGTTCGAACGTGGATATCAGCAAAGAAATGACGGACATGCTGAGTGTCCAACGATCATATCAATTCCAGGCGCGATCGATCTCCCTTGCAGATCAAATGATGGGCCTTGTAAATGGGATACGCTAAAAGGAGTTAAATGCTATGAGTGAAAAAGAGCTACTGCAAGAAAAAGTGACAAGAGAATCAGTGAAAACAGAAAAAAAGGCAAAGCAAAAGGACGAAACCAAGCCATCACGCTGGGTGCGTGTTCGCATGCTTCCCATCTGGCTCAGAATCCTTCTGTTCATCCTTCTTCTTGCAGGAAGCCTTGCACTTGGTGCCGTCATCGGCTTCGCAGGCATCGGCAACGGAAACGCAGCCGACGTCTTCAAAGCAGAAACCTGGCAGCATATCATTGATATCGTAGTGAAGAAATAATTTTGAGGGACGGACCTCGAAATCGTTAGCTTTTGCGGCAGTAAACCTTGATATACCAAGGTTTCGTTGCGGATGGAGCTTGTGATTCGAGGTCCGTCCCTTTTTTAATGGGGTGTGGAGCGGGGAGGGACGGACCTCGAATTTGCTCCCCTTTCACATAAATAACGTTGGTATAAAGCGATTCCCTTGAACAATTGAACCTATTTTCGAGGTCCGTCCCTCCCATCCTGTTGCTATTATAACCCCGGTTTCTGTACAATAAGGTGTACATACATATTGGTAGGAGGAATCATGCATGCTTGATATTAATGAGATTAAAGAGATTATTCCCCATCGTTATCCGTTTTTGCTTGTGGATCGGATTTTAGAAGTGGAGGAAGGCAAGAAGGCAATCGGGATCAAGAATGTGACGGCAAATGAGGAGTTTTTCAATGGTCACTTTCCTGATTACCCTGTCATGCCGGGTGTACTGATCGTCGAGGCGCTGGCTCAGGTAGGGGCCGTGGCAATGCTGAAGGTGGAGGATAACCGCGGACGTCTTGCGTTCTTCACAGGCATCGACAAATGCCGTTTCAAGCGTCAGGTGAAGCCTGGTGATCAGCTCCGACTCGAAGTGGAGATGATCCGCTTTAAAGGACCGATCGGTAAAGGAAAAGGTGTTGCAACCGTTGATGGTGAAGTTGCTTGTGAGTTAGAGATGATGTTTGCTCTTGGGGATAAGTAGGAGTAGTCACGTATAGATAGCCGGGTTTGGTGTGATTCATTTCACGTCAAAGCCGGCTTTTTTTATAGTGAAAAAATATTTCCATATGCAAGTTAATTCATTTTCCGGGAAAGCTAACAAAAGACCAACGTAACGGTCTTACATTAACCAACATCGAAAGGAGCCATACATCATGAGCAAAAAGTTACTATCGGTCCTTAGTGGATCAGCACTTGCCGCTTTCCTTCTTGTAGGATGTAACGCCAATCAGGAGCCTCCTCCGGAAGACGAAGCACCAGTGGAAGAAAACGACAACATGGATGAGAATAACGATATGAACGACAATGGGGATTTGAATGAAGAGAACTACCCTGAGTCAGAAGACAAGAACAAGCAAGGCGATAAAGATGCAGCGAAGGATAACAACACCCCTGAAGAAGACGCTGTAGAAGATGATATTGATATGAAGGATAAGGATAATAAGGACGAGTAAGATGTTAAGACAGAGGCGACTAAGGGTTGTCTCTGTTTTTTTATAAAATAGAACATACAGGCTTTCATTTTTTTGGAAATTAGACTATAGTTGACTTATGTAGTTCTTTATATAGAACAATATGTATATATTAATAAGAACGTCGCCGTAATAAAACTAGAGAGGTGGACAAATGTATAAAAAAGTTTGCAATCGATGCACTCGATCTTCGTTTAGCAGCACTGAAATAGGTGATTGGATGTGTCCTTCATGCGGTCATGACTTAACTGAAGCACCACTTTATACGCCCTTCTTAAGGCATGGTGATTTCGTCCCGCTTCGAAAAAAGTTAGAAGCTTATGAAAAGAATATGAATAAGAAATATCTTTAAAATTCGACAAATACTTTTATGTTTTCAAAATATTCATCAATTTATTTAGTAATAATCGGGGATAATGTCGAAAAAAGCATTCACTTGTAGGAAAAAAGTGTAAATTTTTTCTTAGAAAAGACAAAAAATTATGAAAAAAGATGGTACTATTGATATAACGAAAAGGGATGAAGAGTGGGGGCAGAAAAAGGCAAACCCATTGAAAGATGGGGACGCAAAGTCACAGGTCTAAAGTATTAATGGTAAATCACTTTCCGATAAGACTACATATTGAAAAGCTTCATACGTGATTTAAAAATACATATTAATACGACGGCGGCTGGATTGCCTGGAATACGTTTAGTGTATTTTAGGAGGGAAACAATTTGGGGAATAAAGAATTGGACCAAGAATGGGTTGAGCTAGTCAAAGAAGCCTTGGAAGCAGGAATATCTAAGCAACAAATCAGGGAATATTTACAAAAGCAATCCCAGGAAGTAAAGGCCGGATACAAAGTGATCTAATATAAATAAAGTCTTGCGAACCCTTCGCAAGACTTTATTTATTGCCTAATTTCCATTTATTAAATTCAATGAACTCCCGGAACTGTTCCTTGGTGATTCCTGAGTCCATCGCTTCTTCTGCAATTTTCATCCACTCGTGATCAATGTTTTGATCATCGGGTTGATCGTACAATAAAGCATCCATTGGGATACCTAAAGCAGCGGATACTTTCTCCAGAAACTGAATGGAAGGGTTTTGTTGAAGGTTACGTTCAATTGAACTCAAATAGGACTTCGCTACGCCTGCTTTTTCGGCGAGCTCCGTCATGGACATCCTTTTTTCTTGTCTGTATTTCTTCACTCTCTCTCCAATCATCATGGACACCTACCTAAGAACTTCATGTTTGAAGTCACAATATTAAATATTATTATATCATAAATATTTCGACAAGAAATTACATATTTTCGTATAATCAAACGCTCGGCTTTGCCGTTGCCGGAATTCTTGGCTTAGACACCATTTTCTCACGGAACTCACGAATAAGTTCATCCCCGGAATACCCTTTTTGTACGAGGTCATCAAGCAGGATCTCTGCATACTCATTCCGCTGTTTCTTCAGTTTCCCTTCAAACATAATGCTGATATGGTCATCCATTTCCTTGATGCAACGGATGGATGTCATGAAGGCGGCGGGATCATTGGCTGCATGGGAAATCACGACCTGGATTTCCAAATCATTTTTACTTTGCTGAGCCTTTTGGAAAAAGTCGATGTATTCATTCGACATATAGGTTTCGACAAGCCATGTTTTCTGACCGTCTTCTTTGTTGATGATCAGACCGTCCACAAGCTCAAAGTCATGCAGTTCCTCGTCCTCCACTACTTGAAGGGAAATCACTTTAAAGGTTTTCATGAACGAACATCTCCCATTTAAAGGTTTTATCAAATTATATCACAGGGGGGAATTGTTTCCCAAATACATTTAACAATGAAAAAAATGACGAAAGATGCAATTTTGTGTTTTTGAGCATGATTTTGATGAAAAACCGGAAAATCTCCCTAGGCGAATTTCCGAAATTCAAGCCGTTTTTGCCTCGAATTTCGGAAATTCACGATTTTACAAGAATTGCAGTTCGGAGGTAAGATGAGTACACCTTAACAGAAAGGAGGAAATGAACCCAAGTGATCAACCAAGTGACCCTGGTGGGAAGGCTGACAAAAGACCCGGAAGCGAGAAAAACGATGGAAGGAAAATCAGTACTTAGCGTGACGATTGCCGTGAACCGGCCATATAAAAACCAGCAAGGTCAGATCGATGCCGACTTTGTACTCTGTACGATATGGGACCGTGCAGCGGAAAATACTGAGAAATACTGCAGGAAGGGTTCCGTCGTCGGGGTGACGGGACGCATCCAAACGCGATACTTTGAAAATGATCAAGGAAAGCGCACCTATATCACAGAAGTCGTCGCTGAAAACATCCGGTTCCTGGACAGTAAGCAGGCGTCCCCGGTGACACCTGAACCAAGTAAGAAGGAACCAATCGAGTTGCCGTTCTAATATTTTTAAAGGGAGATGGAGTTGTGGCCACACTGCAAGAACTTGAACAAAGAGTCGATCGACTGGAAAAAATGACGGAGGACCTCATTAAAAAAGTAGCAAGAGTCAATGTCGAAAACTTCTATTTATCTCAACGGGTAACCGCCCTTGAACAAGGGTACGAATACCCGAACCCGGTTTTGAAAACCTCATCCTGATTTTTTTATAATCCTCAACCAGATTTCTTTCCATAAGCGTCAATCCAACCAACCTATAAGCAATGTCTCAAATTCCAATGGTCACCCGCACGATGCCCCTGATTTGCCTCATTAGACATAAACATGTGTAGCGGTTAGGAAGTGAAATATTCCCCTTTTAGTCTTCATATTGAGCCGGTTTCCTTGAGGGGAGACTGGTGTTTTTTTGTTTGTAAACGAGAATCGATATGGTTGTTGCCCCCTTTTTAAATTAAAAATACAATTATATTTGTAAAAAATCTAACTTGTGAAAAAATCACAACCAATCAATTTCTCAACAAAAAACCCCTTTCCCACAAAAGGAAAGAGGCTCATCAATTCTATTCCAACACCAACAACGATTCCAAATCCTGATCCGATAATTCCGTCACCCACTGATCGCTGCGGATGATTTCGTCGTTCAGAGCCTGCTTCTTCATCAGCATGGCATCGATCTTTTCTTCTAACGTACCGGATGATACGAGCTTATGAACGTGGACGAAACGTTTCTGTCCAATCCGGTAGGCACGGTCAGTGGCCTGGTTCTCAACGGCCGGGTTCCACCAGCGGTCGTAGTGGACAACGTGGTTGGCAGCGGTCAGGTTCAGACCGGTACCGCCGGCTTTCAGTGACAGAAGGAAGACAGGGAATTCGCCGTTCTGGAATTTCTCCACGAGCTCATCCCGTTTTCCTTTGGTCATGCTTCCGTTTAAAAACGGCACGTCTACATCAAACTCTTCTTTCATTACTTCCTGGATCATTTCACCCATCGATATGTACTGAGTGAAGATCAGACACGCCTCTCCTGATTCCAACGCGGTTTCCACGATATCCTTCAGTTTCTGCATTTTCTCAGAGCGGGAGAGGATCGACTTCGGATCCGGTTCTTTTAAATAAAGAGCCGGGTGGTTACAAAGCTGCTTTAGCTGGTTGAGCATTTGCAGGATCAGTCCTTTGCGCTCAAATCCGCTCAGTGTTTCAATTTTAGCAAGTGTGTCCTTCACGAGCTGCTCATACAGGGCCGCCTGCTCGGCAGTGAGATGACAATATTCTTTCTGCTCGAGTTTTTCAGGAAGGTTCAATTCTACTTCAGGATCTTTCTTCGTACGACGCAGTAAGAACGGCTTGATTTTGGCCTGAAGCTCTTTGACTTTTTCTTCGTTCTCATCTTTTTCGATGGGAGCGATGTAATTTTTCTGGTACTGGGTGAACCCACCGAGA
The DNA window shown above is from Rossellomorea vietnamensis and carries:
- a CDS encoding single-stranded DNA-binding protein — its product is MINQVTLVGRLTKDPEARKTMEGKSVLSVTIAVNRPYKNQQGQIDADFVLCTIWDRAAENTEKYCRKGSVVGVTGRIQTRYFENDQGKRTYITEVVAENIRFLDSKQASPVTPEPSKKEPIELPF
- the fabZ gene encoding 3-hydroxyacyl-ACP dehydratase FabZ, which produces MLDINEIKEIIPHRYPFLLVDRILEVEEGKKAIGIKNVTANEEFFNGHFPDYPVMPGVLIVEALAQVGAVAMLKVEDNRGRLAFFTGIDKCRFKRQVKPGDQLRLEVEMIRFKGPIGKGKGVATVDGEVACELEMMFALGDK
- a CDS encoding helix-turn-helix domain-containing protein; translated protein: MIGERVKKYRQEKRMSMTELAEKAGVAKSYLSSIERNLQQNPSIQFLEKVSAALGIPMDALLYDQPDDQNIDHEWMKIAEEAMDSGITKEQFREFIEFNKWKLGNK
- a CDS encoding anti-repressor SinI family protein: MGNKELDQEWVELVKEALEAGISKQQIREYLQKQSQEVKAGYKVI
- a CDS encoding YwpF-like family protein, giving the protein MKTFKVISLQVVEDEELHDFELVDGLIINKEDGQKTWLVETYMSNEYIDFFQKAQQSKNDLEIQVVISHAANDPAAFMTSIRCIKEMDDHISIMFEGKLKKQRNEYAEILLDDLVQKGYSGDELIREFREKMVSKPRIPATAKPSV
- a CDS encoding flagellar hook-basal body protein; protein product: MNRTMITATNTLGQLQKQMDMIGHNLSNADTNGYKRRDATFSEMLVQQVKNQSVDKFETGRLTPLGVREGNGAKLSQAQLILNQGSLKATGRSLDFALTNDRQFFKVLSQDEDSSAVRYTRDGAFSASPVGNGEMMLVNGSGLPVLDENDNYITFSEDATSFQLGDNGVLTVTDSGGGEERFNLGVVTVEKSQFLQQYGGNLLGFADNLDQLGVTEDEVVTNVTGGARTDISMVQSSLEGSNVDISKEMTDMLSVQRSYQFQARSISLADQMMGLVNGIR
- a CDS encoding DNA-directed RNA polymerase subunit beta, with the protein product MSEKELLQEKVTRESVKTEKKAKQKDETKPSRWVRVRMLPIWLRILLFILLLAGSLALGAVIGFAGIGNGNAADVFKAETWQHIIDIVVKK